In Methanocaldococcus lauensis, a single genomic region encodes these proteins:
- a CDS encoding fibrillarin-like rRNA/tRNA 2'-O-methyltransferase: MDIKIKEIFENVYEIDLEDGVKRIGTKSIVKGKKVYDEKIVKVDDEEYRIWNPHKSKLGAAIIKGLKVMPIKRNSKVLYLGASAGTTPSHVSDIADRGIIYAVEYAPRIMREFLDSCKDRINLIPILGDANKPQEYSNIVEKVDVIYEDVAQPNQAEILIKNAKWFLKKGGYGMIAIKARSIDVTKDPKEIFKEQKEILESNGFKIVDEVDIEPFEKDHIMFVGKWLG, encoded by the coding sequence ATGGACATTAAGATAAAAGAAATCTTTGAAAATGTTTATGAAATTGATTTGGAAGATGGTGTAAAAAGAATTGGAACAAAATCTATTGTTAAAGGAAAAAAAGTTTATGATGAAAAAATTGTAAAAGTTGATGATGAAGAGTATAGAATTTGGAATCCTCATAAGAGTAAGTTAGGTGCGGCGATAATTAAAGGTTTAAAAGTCATGCCTATTAAGAGGAATTCAAAGGTTTTATACTTAGGGGCATCTGCTGGAACAACTCCTTCTCATGTCTCTGACATTGCAGATAGAGGAATAATTTACGCTGTTGAGTATGCTCCAAGAATTATGAGAGAATTTTTAGATTCATGTAAAGATAGAATAAACTTAATTCCAATTTTAGGAGATGCAAATAAGCCACAGGAGTATTCAAATATCGTTGAGAAAGTTGATGTCATCTATGAGGATGTTGCTCAACCAAACCAAGCAGAGATTTTAATAAAAAACGCCAAATGGTTTTTAAAGAAGGGAGGATATGGAATGATAGCAATAAAAGCCAGAAGTATAGATGTTACAAAAGACCCTAAGGAAATATTTAAAGAACAAAAAGAAATTTTAGAAAGTAATGGATTTAAAATAGTCGATGAAGTAGATATAGAGCCATTTGAAAAAGATCACATAATGTTTGTAGGTAAGTGGTTAGGATAA
- the hisB gene encoding imidazoleglycerol-phosphate dehydratase HisB, with translation MRVFEVMRETKETNVYLKINIDGVGKYKIDTGIPFFDHLLSSFAKHGCFDLIVKARGDLDIDDHHTVEDVGICLGLALNQIEKKNIFRFGWAIIPMDDARAMVSIDLSGRSYCVGSYKPEREKIGDLSLENINHFFESVASYGMLNIHYEVIGKNEHHKVEALFKAFGVALDLATKFDERKGIISTKGEIKLP, from the coding sequence ATGAGAGTTTTTGAAGTTATGAGAGAGACAAAGGAGACAAATGTATATTTGAAAATAAACATTGATGGTGTAGGAAAATACAAAATAGACACTGGAATTCCTTTTTTTGACCATCTACTTTCCTCATTTGCAAAACATGGATGTTTTGACTTAATTGTTAAGGCAAGAGGTGATTTAGACATTGATGACCATCACACAGTTGAGGATGTTGGAATTTGCTTAGGTTTGGCTTTAAATCAAATTGAAAAGAAAAATATTTTCAGATTCGGATGGGCAATAATTCCTATGGATGATGCAAGAGCGATGGTTTCTATTGATTTAAGTGGTAGAAGTTATTGCGTGGGAAGTTACAAACCAGAAAGAGAAAAAATTGGAGATTTATCATTAGAGAATATAAATCACTTCTTTGAGTCAGTTGCAAGTTATGGAATGCTAAATATACACTATGAAGTTATTGGAAAAAATGAGCATCACAAAGTTGAAGCATTATTTAAAGCGTTTGGTGTTGCTTTAGATTTAGCCACAAAGTTTGATGAGAGAAAAGGGATAATAAGTACTAAAGGAGAGATTAAACTGCCATAA
- a CDS encoding molybdenum cofactor biosynthesis protein MoaE, with product MITNYFEEFNNMVEEYIEKYKGKFGCIVSFNGFVREYDVIDGKKIPSKGMKIDNNIFEKLEVIVNEAKNKFDVIDIVLYHNTGFLNIGDRVMSIAVFARHRDEGFKALEYIIKEAKKYH from the coding sequence ATGATTACTAACTACTTTGAAGAATTTAATAATATGGTTGAAGAATATATTGAAAAGTATAAAGGAAAATTTGGATGTATTGTATCATTTAATGGATTTGTTAGAGAATATGATGTAATAGATGGTAAAAAAATTCCATCAAAAGGTATGAAGATAGATAATAATATTTTTGAAAAATTAGAAGTTATAGTAAATGAGGCAAAAAATAAGTTTGATGTTATAGACATTGTGTTATATCACAATACTGGATTTTTAAATATTGGAGATAGAGTTATGTCAATAGCTGTTTTTGCAAGGCATAGAGATGAAGGTTTTAAAGCCTTGGAATATATTATAAAGGAAGCAAAAAAATATCACTAA
- the hypF gene encoding carbamoyltransferase HypF gives MKIKIKVKGIVQGVGFRPFVYRIAKKNNLKGYVKNMGNYVEIYLDGKKEDIDNFIKDLKNKKPPLSRIDSLEIIECNDIINFNDFYIIESENSNFEEEGTIPADVSICEECLKELFDKNDRRYRYPFIACTNCGPRFTIVEKLPYDRENTSMRDFPLCEGCLKEYKNPLDRRFHAQATCCPICGPKVFLSDGKNIIAEKDDAIKEAVKLLEEGNILAIKGIGGTHLCCKVSEDEPVLNLRKRLNRPTQPFAVMSKIEYINLFAEVDETEKEVLLSPSRPIVVLRKNQNYDKYFSEYVSNLDTIGVMLPYSGLHYLLFDKEIAYVMTSANLPGLPMVKDNDEILEKLDGIADYFLLHNRRIVNRCDDSVIKKVANRFVFLRRSRGYAPEPIEVNVNNDKNILCVGPELNSTACIVKRNKFYLTQYIGNTSKYETFCYLKDAIDNILKLTNTKKIDVIVCDLHPQYNSTKLAEELSEKFGVEIFRVQHHFAHAYSLLGDNNYFDDAVILSLDGVGYGLDGNIWGGEILLFKDGKLKRVGHLEEQYQLGGDLATKYPLRMLLSILYKAIGDEAFNFIKRYNFFSEKELNILKFQLEKKINCPLTTSTGRVLDAVSSLLGVCFVKTYDGEPSIRLEPIANKFKGNIEVEPKIKNNILNTTELIYNAYEMFIYGDSLSKIAHYAHIYIADGLFNIVKKIADKYGIETIGITGGVSYNKIITERILNNANKENLNFIYHKRVPNGDGGISFGQGIGYIINEP, from the coding sequence ATGAAAATAAAAATTAAAGTTAAAGGTATAGTTCAGGGTGTAGGTTTTAGACCTTTTGTTTATAGAATTGCTAAAAAAAATAATCTAAAAGGCTATGTAAAAAACATGGGTAACTATGTAGAAATATATTTAGATGGTAAAAAAGAGGATATTGATAACTTTATTAAAGATTTAAAAAATAAAAAGCCCCCATTATCAAGAATTGATTCATTGGAAATTATAGAGTGTAATGATATTATAAATTTTAATGATTTTTACATTATTGAAAGTGAAAACTCTAATTTTGAGGAAGAAGGAACTATCCCTGCTGATGTATCAATATGTGAAGAATGTTTAAAGGAACTGTTTGATAAAAATGATAGAAGATACAGATATCCATTCATTGCCTGCACAAATTGTGGGCCAAGATTTACTATTGTTGAAAAACTACCTTATGATAGAGAAAATACTTCAATGAGAGATTTTCCTCTATGTGAAGGATGTTTAAAAGAATATAAAAATCCATTAGATAGAAGATTTCACGCTCAAGCTACCTGTTGTCCAATTTGTGGGCCAAAAGTTTTTTTGAGTGATGGTAAAAATATTATAGCTGAAAAAGATGATGCTATTAAAGAGGCAGTAAAGTTATTGGAAGAAGGAAATATATTGGCTATAAAAGGAATTGGAGGAACTCATCTATGCTGTAAAGTTAGCGAAGATGAACCAGTTCTAAATTTAAGAAAAAGGTTGAATAGACCAACTCAACCATTTGCTGTTATGAGTAAAATAGAATACATAAATTTATTTGCTGAGGTTGATGAGACTGAGAAAGAAGTTTTATTATCTCCAAGTAGACCTATAGTGGTTTTAAGAAAAAATCAGAATTATGATAAATATTTTTCAGAGTATGTTTCTAACTTAGATACAATTGGTGTTATGCTTCCATATAGTGGATTGCATTATCTTTTATTTGACAAAGAAATTGCTTATGTTATGACCTCTGCCAATCTGCCCGGATTACCAATGGTTAAAGATAATGATGAAATTTTAGAGAAACTTGATGGCATTGCTGATTATTTTTTATTACACAATAGAAGGATAGTTAATAGATGTGACGACAGTGTTATCAAAAAAGTAGCTAATAGATTTGTCTTTTTAAGAAGGTCAAGAGGATATGCTCCTGAACCTATAGAGGTTAATGTAAATAATGATAAAAATATTCTATGCGTTGGACCTGAGTTAAATTCAACTGCCTGCATAGTTAAAAGAAATAAGTTTTATTTAACTCAATATATAGGAAACACTTCTAAATATGAAACATTTTGCTATTTAAAAGATGCAATAGACAACATTTTAAAATTAACTAACACAAAGAAAATTGATGTTATTGTATGTGATTTACATCCTCAGTATAACTCTACAAAATTGGCTGAAGAATTATCTGAAAAATTTGGAGTTGAAATTTTTAGAGTTCAACATCACTTTGCACACGCATATAGTTTATTAGGAGATAACAACTATTTTGATGATGCCGTTATCTTATCTTTGGATGGAGTAGGATATGGATTAGATGGAAATATCTGGGGAGGAGAAATATTACTATTTAAAGATGGTAAATTAAAAAGAGTTGGGCATTTGGAAGAGCAATATCAGTTGGGAGGAGACTTAGCAACAAAGTATCCATTGAGAATGCTCTTATCAATATTGTATAAGGCAATAGGAGATGAAGCATTTAATTTTATAAAGAGATATAATTTCTTTTCAGAAAAAGAACTAAATATTTTAAAATTTCAACTTGAGAAAAAAATAAACTGCCCTTTAACAACATCCACTGGAAGAGTTTTAGATGCAGTTTCTTCATTGTTAGGAGTTTGTTTTGTTAAAACATATGATGGAGAACCAAGTATAAGATTAGAGCCCATTGCTAATAAATTTAAAGGTAATATTGAGGTAGAGCCAAAAATAAAAAATAATATACTTAATACAACAGAACTAATCTATAACGCCTATGAGATGTTTATATATGGAGATTCTTTAAGTAAAATAGCACACTACGCCCATATCTATATAGCTGATGGTTTGTTCAATATAGTAAAAAAAATAGCAGATAAGTATGGAATAGAAACAATAGGAATTACTGGAGGAGTTTCATATAATAAAATAATAACTGAGAGAATATTAAA